In one Sphingomonas sp. AP4-R1 genomic region, the following are encoded:
- a CDS encoding SDR family NAD(P)-dependent oxidoreductase produces the protein MIDLSGKRALVTGGSRGIGAAIALALAENGADVAFTYQRSAEKAETLVKSIEGTGRRAVAIQADSADPDAISRSVSEAVSALGGLDILVNSAAIGHMGTIAETDLADYQAVMDVNVRAPFLFAKAVIPHLGEGGRIVTIGSALGERVPFPGITLYAMSKAALTSFTRGLSRELGPSGITVNLVQPGATDTDANPADGEAADFQRGLTSLGRYGTPREIANAVVFLASPAASIITGAILTADAGAIA, from the coding sequence ATGATCGATCTCAGTGGAAAGCGCGCGTTGGTGACCGGCGGATCGCGGGGTATCGGCGCCGCGATTGCGCTGGCGCTGGCGGAGAACGGGGCGGATGTGGCGTTCACCTATCAGCGTTCGGCGGAAAAGGCCGAGACGCTGGTCAAATCCATCGAAGGAACGGGCCGTCGTGCGGTCGCGATCCAGGCGGACAGCGCCGATCCGGACGCCATCTCCCGTTCCGTCAGCGAAGCCGTCTCCGCGCTTGGCGGGCTCGACATTCTCGTCAACAGCGCGGCCATCGGCCACATGGGTACGATCGCCGAAACCGACCTCGCCGACTATCAGGCGGTGATGGACGTGAACGTGCGGGCACCGTTCCTGTTTGCGAAGGCAGTCATCCCGCACCTCGGCGAGGGTGGGCGCATCGTCACGATCGGTTCAGCCTTGGGAGAGCGCGTGCCGTTTCCGGGCATCACGCTGTATGCGATGTCGAAGGCGGCGCTGACGTCCTTCACTCGCGGGCTTTCGCGTGAGCTTGGGCCGAGCGGGATCACCGTCAATCTCGTCCAGCCCGGCGCAACGGATACCGATGCCAATCCCGCCGACGGCGAGGCGGCAGACTTCCAGCGTGGTTTGACCTCGCTCGGCCGCTATGGAACCCCGCGCGAAATCGCGAACGCGGTCGTTTTCCTCGCGAGTCCAGCGGCCAGCATCATCACCGGCGCAATCCTGACCGCCGATGCGGGCGCGATCGCCTGA
- a CDS encoding RidA family protein, with protein MAQPEYFATPGYGDAMRERLHYSQAVRIGDRVETSGQGGWSDQFEIPEDLEEEIERAFHNLERTLATAGADWTHVVHLNSYHVGGFPAVVNETMVRLFRKLMPDHAPIWTQLGVEALGLPAMRIEIRATAVIA; from the coding sequence ATGGCTCAACCAGAATATTTCGCCACGCCCGGCTATGGCGACGCGATGCGGGAGCGACTGCATTACTCGCAGGCCGTGCGGATCGGGGATCGGGTGGAAACGTCCGGCCAGGGCGGCTGGTCCGATCAGTTCGAGATACCGGAGGATCTTGAGGAGGAGATCGAACGGGCGTTTCACAATCTCGAGCGCACGCTTGCCACCGCCGGTGCGGACTGGACGCATGTCGTGCACCTCAACTCATACCATGTCGGCGGCTTTCCGGCGGTGGTGAACGAGACGATGGTGCGGCTCTTCCGCAAGCTCATGCCGGATCACGCCCCGATCTGGACCCAGCTCGGCGTCGAGGCGCTGGGTCTGCCTGCCATGCGGATAGAAATCCGGGCGACAGCGGTCATCGCCTAG
- a CDS encoding CoA ester lyase translates to MRLRSLLFVPGDRPDRMEKALGLGADALILDLEDSVAPAAKPAARAAIARFLRDAPRSARVLVRVNPLDSGLIDEDVAAVIAQRPDGLVLPKAGGCTSVTTLVGKAGDIPILPIATETPAAIFQLGSYAGVSRHLLGMTWGAEDLPAAMGASTSREEDGRFTAPYELARSLTLFGAHAAGVAAIETVYPAFRDLDGLAAYAARARRDGFTGMMAIHPSQVAVINHAFTLRDDELAHARAVIAAFEANPGVGALQMDGRMIDAPHLAQARRLLAAAGELK, encoded by the coding sequence ATGAGACTGCGCTCGCTGCTGTTCGTGCCCGGCGACCGGCCCGATCGCATGGAGAAGGCGCTCGGGCTGGGCGCCGATGCACTGATCCTCGATCTCGAGGATTCGGTCGCGCCTGCCGCCAAGCCCGCCGCGCGCGCGGCGATCGCGCGCTTCCTGCGCGATGCGCCGCGCAGCGCCCGCGTGCTGGTGCGGGTCAATCCGCTCGACAGCGGCCTGATCGACGAGGATGTCGCCGCCGTGATCGCGCAGCGCCCCGACGGTCTCGTGCTGCCCAAGGCCGGCGGCTGCACCAGCGTGACGACGCTCGTCGGCAAGGCCGGCGACATACCCATACTACCGATCGCAACCGAGACCCCCGCAGCGATCTTCCAGCTCGGCAGCTATGCCGGGGTTTCCCGTCACCTTCTCGGGATGACGTGGGGTGCGGAGGATCTGCCGGCCGCGATGGGTGCATCGACCTCGCGTGAGGAGGACGGGCGCTTTACCGCACCTTATGAGCTGGCACGTTCGCTCACGCTGTTCGGCGCGCACGCCGCCGGCGTGGCGGCGATCGAAACGGTCTATCCCGCCTTCCGCGATCTCGACGGCCTCGCGGCCTATGCAGCGCGCGCGCGGCGCGACGGGTTCACGGGCATGATGGCGATCCACCCGTCACAGGTGGCGGTCATCAACCATGCCTTCACGCTTCGCGACGACGAGCTTGCTCATGCACGTGCGGTAATAGCGGCGTTCGAGGCCAACCCAGGTGTCGGGGCGCTGCAGATGGACGGTCGGATGATCGATGCGCCGCACCTCGCGCAGGCGCGCCGTCTTCTCGCAGCAGCGGGGGAACTTAAATGA
- a CDS encoding MaoC family dehydratase, whose product MAGRHFDEWRVGDRIVHEIRRTVTETDNLLFSTMTHNPQPLHLDAEAARASEFGRIVVNGTFTFALMIGLSVADTTLGTLVANLGYDKLVMPAPVFIGDTLRAETEVAQLRESRSRPTAGIVTFRHDLLNQRDEIVCRCLRAALLHRKPA is encoded by the coding sequence ATGGCGGGGCGGCATTTCGACGAGTGGCGGGTGGGCGACCGGATCGTCCATGAAATCCGCCGTACCGTCACCGAGACCGACAACCTCCTGTTCTCGACGATGACGCACAATCCGCAGCCGCTCCACCTCGACGCCGAGGCGGCCAGGGCGAGCGAGTTCGGGCGCATCGTCGTCAACGGCACCTTCACCTTCGCGCTGATGATCGGGCTCTCGGTTGCCGACACCACGCTCGGCACGCTCGTCGCCAATCTGGGCTATGACAAGCTTGTGATGCCCGCGCCGGTGTTCATCGGGGACACGCTGCGCGCCGAGACCGAGGTGGCGCAGCTCAGGGAGAGCCGCTCGCGGCCGACGGCGGGCATCGTCACCTTCCGCCACGATCTGCTCAATCAGCGCGACGAGATCGTCTGCCGCTGCCTGCGCGCGGCATTGCTCCACCGGAAACCGGCATGA
- a CDS encoding biotin carboxylase N-terminal domain-containing protein, translated as MIASLLIANRGEIARRIIRTARSLGVRTIAVHSDVDAQMPFAREADEAVCIGTAAARDSYLRQDRIIEAARGTGAQAIHPGYGFLSENAEFAEGVVAAGLIWVGAPPSSIRAMGLKDAAKRRMIAAGVPVTPGYLGEDQSPDRLAREADAVGYPVLIKAVAGGGGKGMRRVDDPSAFAEALASCRREAASSFGDDRVLIEKCILSPRHIEVQVFGDTYGNVVHLFERDCSLQRRHQKVIEEAPAPGMDAGTREAVCSAAVKAAQAVDYVGAGTIEFIADASEGLRADRIWFMEMNTRLQVEHPVTEGITGQDLVEWQLRVASGEPLPRRQEELAITGWAMEARLYAENPTTGFLPSTGPLATLRFPEGPRIDSGVEEGGEVTPHYDPMIAKIITWGRSRAEAAACLARACAGVKVWPVRTNAAFLARAAAHPDFIAGRIDTGFIETHADTLVPTGEPSPAVLQAAASAIVPAGGGDPWTALRGLRANAAPSRRIEVEIAHRPYLVDLAPGAVGTRLHNGILFVEGEAWPVGPRRADHVAGGGAGDGAILAPMPGRVIAAVVEQGQKVAKGDRLVVIEAMKMEQALLAPFDGVVAELRATEGEQVSEGAILARIEGEA; from the coding sequence ATGATCGCAAGCCTTCTCATCGCCAATCGCGGCGAGATTGCCCGCCGCATCATCCGCACCGCCCGCTCTCTCGGCGTGCGCACCATCGCGGTCCATTCGGACGTGGATGCGCAGATGCCCTTCGCCCGAGAGGCCGACGAGGCGGTGTGCATCGGCACCGCCGCAGCGCGCGACAGCTATCTGCGGCAGGATCGCATCATCGAGGCGGCGCGCGGGACGGGCGCTCAGGCGATCCATCCGGGCTATGGCTTCCTCTCCGAAAATGCCGAATTCGCCGAGGGTGTGGTCGCCGCCGGGCTGATCTGGGTGGGTGCCCCGCCATCTTCGATCCGCGCCATGGGTCTTAAGGACGCCGCCAAGAGGCGCATGATCGCTGCGGGCGTGCCGGTGACGCCGGGCTATCTGGGCGAGGACCAGAGCCCCGATCGGCTGGCGCGGGAGGCCGATGCGGTCGGCTATCCGGTGCTGATCAAGGCGGTCGCCGGCGGCGGCGGCAAGGGCATGCGCCGGGTCGACGACCCTTCGGCCTTTGCGGAGGCGCTGGCGAGCTGCCGGCGCGAGGCGGCATCGTCGTTCGGCGACGATCGCGTGCTGATCGAGAAATGCATCCTTTCGCCGCGCCATATCGAGGTGCAGGTGTTCGGCGACACATACGGCAACGTCGTCCACCTGTTCGAGCGCGACTGCTCGCTTCAGCGTCGCCACCAGAAGGTGATCGAGGAGGCGCCCGCGCCCGGCATGGACGCGGGGACGCGCGAGGCGGTCTGCTCGGCGGCGGTCAAGGCCGCGCAGGCGGTCGATTATGTCGGCGCGGGCACGATCGAGTTCATCGCCGACGCGTCCGAGGGCCTGCGTGCCGACCGGATCTGGTTCATGGAGATGAACACGCGGCTCCAGGTCGAGCATCCCGTCACCGAGGGCATCACCGGGCAGGATCTGGTCGAATGGCAGCTCCGCGTCGCGAGCGGCGAGCCGCTGCCCCGCCGCCAGGAGGAACTCGCCATCACTGGCTGGGCGATGGAGGCGCGGCTCTATGCCGAGAACCCGACGACCGGCTTCCTGCCCTCGACAGGCCCGCTCGCCACGCTGCGCTTCCCCGAGGGGCCGCGTATCGACAGCGGCGTCGAAGAAGGCGGCGAGGTCACGCCGCATTACGATCCGATGATCGCCAAGATCATCACATGGGGCCGCAGCCGCGCCGAGGCGGCCGCCTGTCTTGCCCGGGCCTGCGCCGGCGTGAAGGTGTGGCCGGTGCGGACCAACGCCGCGTTCCTCGCACGCGCCGCCGCGCATCCCGATTTCATCGCGGGGCGTATCGACACCGGCTTCATCGAAACGCACGCCGATACGCTCGTGCCCACGGGCGAGCCCTCGCCCGCAGTGCTTCAGGCCGCCGCCAGTGCGATCGTGCCCGCTGGGGGGGGCGATCCGTGGACGGCGCTACGCGGCCTGCGCGCCAATGCCGCGCCTTCGCGCCGGATCGAGGTCGAGATCGCCCATCGACCCTATCTGGTCGACCTTGCGCCCGGCGCCGTCGGGACCCGGCTTCACAACGGCATCCTCTTCGTCGAAGGCGAGGCTTGGCCGGTGGGCCCGCGACGCGCCGATCATGTCGCGGGCGGCGGCGCTGGCGACGGCGCGATCCTCGCGCCGATGCCCGGCCGGGTGATCGCGGCGGTGGTGGAGCAGGGCCAGAAGGTGGCGAAGGGCGATCGCCTCGTCGTCATCGAAGCGATGAAGATGGAGCAGGCGCTGCTCGCGCCCTTTGACGGCGTCGTCGCCGAGCTCAGGGCGACCGAGGGCGAGCAGGTGAGCGAGGGTGCGATCCTGGCCAGGATCGAGGGAGAGGCCTGA
- a CDS encoding carboxyl transferase domain-containing protein, translating to MTRLTSLADPASDAFAANAAHNRALAEVLRAKVAATALGGSAAHRERHVARGKLLPRDRIDRLLDPLSPFLEIGQLAANGMYDDGAPGAGAISGIGRVQGRECLILANDPTVKGGAYFPMTVKKHLRAQEIARENRLPCLYLVDSGGANLPHQAEVFPDRDHFGRIFYNQAQMSAEGIPQIACVMGSCTAGGAYVPAMSDETVIVRNQGTIFLAGPPLVKAATGEVITAEELGGAETHGRKSGVVDHVAENDEHALMILRDIVATLNRSKAVDIDLADPLPPVLDPQELYGIVPQDVRAPYDVREVIGRIVDGSEFHEFKSFYGTTLVCGFARIWGMPVAILANNGVLFSESAQKGAHFIELACQRRVPLLFLQNVSGFMVGGKYEAEGIAKHGAKLVTAVATASVPKITVLIGGSFGAGNYGMCGRAYQPRFLFTWPNARISVMGGEQAASVLAAVHRDAPNWTPEQAEAFKAPIRQKYEDEGNPYYATARLWDDGVIDPVQTRDILGLAFSATLNAPIPQRAQFGLFRM from the coding sequence ATGACCCGGCTGACCAGCCTCGCCGATCCCGCATCGGATGCGTTCGCCGCCAACGCCGCGCACAATCGCGCGCTCGCCGAGGTGCTGCGCGCGAAGGTGGCGGCGACGGCGCTGGGCGGATCGGCGGCGCACCGCGAGCGCCACGTCGCGCGCGGCAAGCTGTTGCCGCGTGACCGCATCGATCGCCTGCTCGATCCGCTCTCTCCCTTTCTCGAGATCGGTCAGCTCGCCGCCAACGGCATGTATGACGACGGCGCGCCCGGCGCGGGCGCGATATCGGGCATCGGCCGGGTGCAGGGCCGCGAATGCCTGATCCTCGCCAATGATCCCACGGTGAAGGGCGGCGCCTACTTCCCGATGACGGTGAAGAAGCATCTGCGCGCGCAGGAGATCGCGCGCGAGAACCGGCTGCCCTGTCTCTACCTGGTCGATTCCGGCGGCGCCAATCTTCCTCACCAGGCCGAGGTCTTTCCCGATCGCGACCATTTCGGCCGCATCTTCTACAATCAGGCGCAGATGTCCGCCGAGGGCATTCCCCAGATCGCCTGCGTGATGGGGAGCTGCACCGCGGGTGGCGCATACGTACCCGCCATGTCCGACGAAACGGTGATCGTGCGCAACCAGGGCACGATCTTTCTCGCCGGGCCGCCGCTGGTGAAGGCGGCGACGGGCGAGGTCATCACCGCGGAGGAACTGGGCGGCGCGGAGACCCATGGCCGCAAGTCCGGCGTGGTCGATCATGTCGCCGAGAATGACGAGCACGCGCTGATGATCCTGCGCGACATCGTCGCCACGCTCAACCGCTCCAAGGCGGTGGACATCGACCTCGCCGATCCCCTCCCGCCCGTGCTCGATCCGCAGGAACTCTACGGTATCGTGCCCCAGGACGTGCGCGCGCCCTATGACGTGCGCGAGGTGATCGGTCGCATCGTCGACGGGTCCGAGTTTCACGAGTTCAAGTCGTTCTACGGCACCACATTGGTTTGCGGCTTCGCGCGGATCTGGGGAATGCCCGTCGCGATCCTCGCCAATAACGGCGTGCTGTTCAGCGAGAGCGCGCAGAAGGGCGCGCATTTCATCGAGCTCGCCTGCCAGCGCCGCGTGCCCCTGCTGTTCCTCCAGAATGTCTCGGGCTTCATGGTCGGCGGCAAATATGAGGCGGAAGGGATCGCCAAGCACGGCGCCAAGCTCGTCACCGCGGTCGCCACCGCGTCGGTGCCCAAGATCACCGTGCTGATCGGCGGCAGTTTCGGCGCGGGCAATTACGGCATGTGCGGCCGCGCCTATCAGCCGCGCTTCCTCTTCACCTGGCCCAACGCGCGCATCTCGGTGATGGGCGGCGAGCAGGCGGCGAGCGTGCTTGCCGCCGTCCATCGCGACGCCCCGAACTGGACGCCCGAACAGGCCGAGGCCTTCAAGGCGCCGATCCGCCAGAAATACGAGGACGAGGGCAACCCCTATTACGCCACTGCGCGCCTGTGGGACGATGGCGTGATCGATCCGGTCCAGACCCGCGACATACTCGGCCTCGCTTTCTCCGCCACGCTGAACGCGCCGATCCCGCAGCGCGCGCAGTTCGGCCTGTTCAGGATGTGA
- a CDS encoding acyl-CoA dehydrogenase family protein: protein MADLNFDLGEMADTIRDTTARFAADRIAPIAARVDAQDRFPIELWPEMGALGLHGITVEEDYGGLGLGYLEHVIACEEVSRASASVGLSYGAHSNLCVNQIRRWGSPEQKAQYLPKLVSGEHVGSLAMSEAGAGSDVVSMKLRADKVEGGYRLNGTKFWITNAPYASTLVVYAKTRPDAGSKGITAFLIEKDFAGFSIGQTIDKVGMRGSPTAELVFDDCFVPDSQIMGPLDGGVKVLMSGLDYERVVLSGIQIGIIRACLDTVLPYVRERKQFGTPIGSFQLMQAKVADMVVALGTARAYVYAVAKACDAGNATRHDAAGAILFASEQAVKVAEQAIQALGGAGYTKDWPVERYWRDAKLLDIGAGTNEVRRMLIGREVIGA, encoded by the coding sequence ATGGCCGACCTGAACTTCGATCTCGGTGAGATGGCGGACACGATCCGCGACACCACCGCCCGCTTCGCCGCAGACCGCATCGCGCCCATTGCGGCGCGGGTGGATGCGCAGGATCGTTTCCCGATCGAGCTGTGGCCGGAGATGGGCGCGCTCGGGCTGCACGGCATCACCGTGGAGGAGGACTATGGCGGGCTCGGCCTGGGCTATCTCGAACATGTGATCGCCTGCGAGGAGGTGAGCCGCGCCTCGGCCTCGGTGGGCCTCTCCTACGGCGCGCATTCCAACTTGTGCGTCAACCAGATACGCCGCTGGGGCTCGCCCGAGCAGAAAGCCCAATATCTGCCGAAGCTGGTTTCGGGCGAGCATGTCGGCTCGCTCGCCATGTCGGAGGCCGGGGCGGGATCGGACGTGGTCTCGATGAAGCTGCGCGCCGACAAGGTGGAAGGGGGCTATCGTCTCAACGGCACCAAATTCTGGATCACCAACGCGCCCTATGCCAGCACGCTCGTCGTCTATGCCAAGACCCGCCCCGATGCCGGATCGAAGGGCATCACCGCCTTTCTGATCGAGAAGGATTTCGCGGGCTTCTCGATCGGACAGACGATCGACAAGGTCGGGATGCGCGGATCGCCCACCGCCGAACTGGTGTTCGACGATTGCTTCGTTCCCGATAGCCAGATCATGGGCCCGCTGGACGGCGGGGTGAAGGTGCTGATGTCCGGGCTCGATTACGAGCGCGTCGTGCTTTCGGGCATCCAGATCGGCATCATCCGGGCGTGCCTCGATACGGTGCTTCCCTATGTCCGCGAGCGGAAGCAGTTCGGTACGCCGATCGGATCGTTCCAGTTGATGCAGGCCAAGGTCGCCGACATGGTCGTCGCGCTCGGCACGGCGCGGGCCTACGTTTATGCGGTCGCCAAGGCGTGCGACGCCGGCAACGCGACGCGGCACGATGCCGCAGGGGCGATTCTCTTTGCGTCCGAACAGGCGGTGAAGGTCGCCGAACAGGCGATCCAGGCGCTCGGCGGCGCGGGCTATACCAAGGACTGGCCGGTCGAGCGTTACTGGCGAGACGCCAAATTGCTCGATATCGGCGCCGGCACCAACGAGGTCCGCCGGATGCTGATCGGCCGCGAGGTGATCGGCGCATGA
- a CDS encoding LysR family transcriptional regulator: protein MIDRYLLRYLLAVVDKGNFSRAAAHCGVSQPTLSVGIAKLESEIGKTLFLRSSRRVELTGAGARLVERARRIEREFTLAEQETRATRFQTTVRLGVISTLPSSWLEAAVGRLAAEAPDERVEIVEASERALLSHLDRGRLDVILTAIRPDRVRFANILFEEPYRLVLPIDHRLAGQEVVEAEELSDSPMIARRHCEGLAETSRFFTSRGVRPFISARTTSDDQALAYVRGGHGLTVMPLAFARCAPVMAELAGFKLTRQIGLMHHQRPGDHADGCALRVIADSIRASRSSLSQRPIFPDEPVDRVRAVIAPRSS from the coding sequence ATGATTGATCGTTACCTGCTGCGTTATCTCCTGGCGGTTGTCGACAAAGGGAATTTCTCCCGCGCGGCGGCGCATTGCGGCGTGTCCCAGCCGACGCTTTCCGTGGGCATTGCGAAACTGGAATCGGAGATCGGAAAGACGCTTTTTCTGCGATCGAGCCGCCGCGTGGAACTGACGGGTGCGGGAGCAAGGCTGGTCGAACGCGCGCGGAGGATCGAGCGCGAATTCACGCTCGCCGAGCAGGAGACGCGCGCCACCCGATTCCAGACGACGGTCCGGCTCGGGGTGATCTCGACCCTCCCGAGTTCGTGGCTGGAGGCGGCCGTCGGTCGGCTGGCGGCTGAGGCGCCCGACGAGCGTGTCGAGATCGTCGAGGCGAGCGAGCGGGCCCTGCTGTCACATCTGGACCGCGGGCGCCTCGACGTCATTCTCACCGCGATCAGGCCCGACCGCGTCCGCTTCGCGAACATTTTGTTCGAGGAGCCTTATCGCCTCGTATTGCCAATCGATCACCGGTTGGCTGGACAGGAGGTGGTCGAGGCAGAGGAGCTTTCCGACAGCCCCATGATCGCGCGGCGACACTGCGAGGGACTCGCCGAGACCAGCCGCTTCTTTACGTCGCGGGGCGTCCGCCCGTTCATCTCCGCGCGCACCACCAGCGACGATCAGGCTCTCGCTTATGTGCGAGGGGGACATGGATTGACCGTGATGCCCCTCGCATTCGCGAGATGCGCCCCTGTCATGGCGGAACTTGCCGGGTTCAAACTCACGCGCCAGATCGGATTGATGCACCATCAGAGGCCAGGGGATCATGCTGACGGCTGCGCGCTCCGCGTGATCGCGGACAGCATCCGGGCATCGCGATCGAGCCTATCCCAACGCCCCATTTTTCCGGATGAGCCGGTGGACAGGGTTCGTGCCGTGATCGCGCCGAGGTCATCGTAA
- a CDS encoding RNA polymerase sigma factor: protein MRSGLRLSRAPVMICHTTRLVPISAEIQFRDRRAYPGGSDMSDDVVAFRTLQARQKRAAWVADHIVPYEPRMRAWLSRWNVSPEDAEELLQDAYCKIALLETLDHIDRPVSYFFSIVRNLLARRHRRQRVISFELIAEVDAFQDSPDMAFEDRASDRLVYEKIVALIDHLPPRCRQIVRLRKLEDWSQKEIAAHLQISEKTVECQIRLGLRAIRDAWNRQEAQAKSMSNRRSQAGAQSR from the coding sequence ATGCGATCGGGCCTCAGGCTTTCACGCGCTCCGGTCATGATTTGTCATACAACTCGGCTTGTGCCAATATCCGCCGAAATTCAGTTCCGCGATCGGCGGGCATATCCGGGAGGATCAGATATGAGCGACGATGTCGTGGCGTTCCGCACGCTCCAGGCTCGTCAGAAGCGGGCCGCCTGGGTTGCCGATCATATCGTGCCGTATGAGCCCCGGATGCGCGCTTGGCTCAGCCGCTGGAACGTTTCGCCGGAGGATGCCGAGGAGCTTCTCCAGGACGCCTATTGCAAGATCGCGCTTCTGGAAACGCTCGACCATATCGATCGGCCGGTCTCCTATTTCTTTTCGATCGTTCGCAATCTCCTGGCACGCCGTCACCGCCGCCAGCGCGTCATTTCGTTCGAGCTGATCGCGGAAGTCGATGCATTTCAGGATAGCCCGGACATGGCGTTCGAGGATCGGGCTTCCGATCGTCTGGTCTATGAGAAGATCGTGGCGCTGATCGATCATTTGCCGCCGCGCTGTCGCCAGATCGTCCGCCTGCGGAAGCTGGAGGACTGGTCTCAAAAGGAGATTGCAGCCCATCTGCAAATCAGCGAGAAGACGGTGGAATGCCAGATCCGCCTTGGTCTCAGGGCCATTCGTGACGCCTGGAACAGGCAAGAGGCGCAGGCCAAGAGCATGTCCAACCGGCGATCTCAGGCGGGAGCGCAATCGCGATGA
- a CDS encoding FecR domain-containing protein, whose product MSGRSDPGVQDDAIAWVARMDAGTWSAALEAELQAWLAGDPRRHGALLRAQATWSMMTPKKDPPDHPDTLDDRDEATRDAARSRTLMDRRALMVGGGTALAASLIGGIALMRPRTVLRTNLGEIRHVPLDDGSIAALNTGSEVDVAFGDDRRDIRLKQGEAWFQVAKNKARPFLVETGPIRVLAVGTAFSVRRREAGADIAVTEGVVEIWSEESGGQRARLVEGQSVFLPDKAHAGDLVVASAGGEHMLAWRSGRIELVDEALGDAIAEFNRYNRRRIVLLDPAIATKRLDGFFRTDDIDGFARAVNATFDVPVDFSGADEIRIGAAQKNA is encoded by the coding sequence ATGAGCGGCAGAAGCGATCCGGGCGTCCAGGATGATGCCATCGCCTGGGTTGCCCGCATGGATGCGGGCACTTGGTCGGCCGCGCTCGAAGCGGAGCTTCAGGCGTGGCTTGCCGGCGATCCGCGGCGCCACGGTGCCTTGCTTCGCGCCCAGGCGACCTGGTCGATGATGACCCCGAAAAAGGATCCGCCAGACCACCCCGATACGCTCGACGACCGTGACGAGGCCACCCGCGATGCGGCGCGGTCGAGAACGCTGATGGACAGGCGCGCCCTGATGGTCGGCGGCGGGACGGCGCTGGCGGCGTCGCTGATCGGCGGCATCGCCCTGATGCGCCCCCGGACGGTGCTGCGAACCAATCTCGGCGAGATCCGCCACGTACCCCTCGACGATGGCTCGATCGCGGCGCTCAACACCGGGTCCGAAGTGGACGTCGCCTTCGGCGACGACCGGCGCGATATCCGCCTGAAGCAGGGCGAGGCCTGGTTTCAGGTCGCCAAGAACAAGGCCAGGCCGTTCCTCGTCGAAACCGGCCCCATTCGCGTGCTGGCGGTCGGCACGGCCTTTTCCGTGCGCCGCCGCGAGGCTGGCGCCGATATCGCCGTGACGGAGGGCGTCGTCGAAATCTGGTCCGAGGAGTCCGGAGGGCAGAGAGCCCGGCTCGTGGAAGGGCAGAGCGTCTTCCTGCCCGACAAGGCCCATGCCGGCGATCTCGTGGTCGCCAGCGCCGGCGGCGAACATATGCTCGCCTGGCGCAGCGGCCGGATCGAACTGGTCGACGAGGCGCTCGGCGACGCGATCGCGGAGTTCAACCGCTATAATCGCCGCCGCATCGTGCTGCTGGATCCGGCCATCGCCACCAAGCGGCTCGACGGCTTTTTCCGCACCGACGATATCGATGGCTTCGCCCGCGCGGTGAACGCCACCTTCGATGTTCCCGTCGATTTCAGCGGGGCGGACGAGATCCGCATCGGCGCTGCCCAAAAAAATGCGTAG